The segment GAAGGCCAAGGCGAAGGAACTCGAGGCCCTGGCCCCCCGGCAGGCACTTCACGCCGCCCTTCTGGCGTTCCGCCACCCGAGCAGCGGGGTGCCGCTGGAGCTGCGCTCGGCCTGGCCGGCCGACCTCTGGCCATTGCTTCAGGCCGCCGGCGCCGGGGACCTGACGATGCCGCGGGAAGAGGTCCTGGACGCGATCGGCTTCTTCGGGTCGGATGGCTGAGCGGGCCGGGGTGGGCGGGCTGGTCGTCCGGGTCGCCGGCACCCGCTGGTTCATCCCGGTCACCGGCGTGATCGAGGTCCTCCGCGAGGCGGTCGTGGCGCGGGTCCCGGGCACCCCACCGGCGGTCCGGGGGATGGTCAATCACCGCGGCCGGGTGCTGACCGTGGCCGACCCTATCCGGGCATTGGGGCTGTCGGGCGATACTGGGGGAGAGGTCGACGTGGTCGTCGTGGACGCCGGGGGAC is part of the Gemmatimonadota bacterium genome and harbors:
- a CDS encoding chemotaxis protein CheW encodes the protein MAERAGVGGLVVRVAGTRWFIPVTGVIEVLREAVVARVPGTPPAVRGMVNHRGRVLTVADPIRALGLSGDTGGEVDVVVVDAGGHRFAVAVDGVVELAAEPRTGLATLDLDQVASAIFA